The DNA region CTGGACGCGAGCCGACTGGTTCTGACCCGTCAGGTCGACCCATTTCAAGGTGACCGTGTCGCCCGGGTGATGCAGGTCCATGGTGGCGGTGAGGTCACTGGCGGAGGTGATGGCGTGGTCGTCGAGGCCGGTGATGACATCGCGGGCCGACAAGCCGAGCTGATCGGCGGGACCGCCCTGCACCACGCCCCGGATCAGCGCGCCGCTGCCGATGGAGCTCACCGAGACGCCGATGAAGGCGGTGTCGCCGATGTGCACGCGGTCCGAACCCTGACCCGCCTGGATCTGCTTGGCGACCGTCACGGCCTTGTTGATCGGAATCGCGAAGCCCAGCCCGCTGCCGTTGTCGAAGCGGAACCCCTTGGAGGCGGCGGTGTCCATGCCGATGACCTGCCCCGCCGCGTCGACCAGCGGACCGCCCGAGTCGCCGGGTTCGATCTTCGCGGCCACCTGGATGAGCCCGGTCAGCTGCTCGGCGCTGCCCGTGGCGTCGTCGCTGGCGGTGATCGAACGGTCCAGCGCGGTGACCGCCCCCGAGGCGGGCGTCGGCGTGCCCCGCCCGCCCGCATTGCCGACGCCGACCACCGCGTCCCCGACCGCCACCTTGCCCGAATCGCCGAGCGGCGCGGTCCGCAACCCGGACGCCCCGGTCAGCTTGATGACGGCCATGTCCTCACTGCGATCGAACCCGAGCACGGTGGCGTCATAGGTCTGCCCGTTCCCCAGATCGGTGGCCGAGATCTTGGTCGCGCCCTCCACCACGTGATTGTTGGTGAGCACGATGCCGTCCGAGCCCAGCACGATGCCGGTGCCCGCGCCCTCGCCGTTCTGCATACCCAGCTCGGTCTCGATATCCACGATGCCCGGCACTACATTCCGTGCGGCGGCGTCGAGATCGGCTGGGGGAGTGTGGAAGTCGATGGGCTGGCTCTGCGTCACCC from Nocardia tengchongensis includes:
- a CDS encoding S1C family serine protease; amino-acid sequence: MSVQPLSPNRSTTRSRTLRAGAAAVVALAATLGLVACGPSTLPGTPIAQSPGGVTQSQPIDFHTPPADLDAAARNVVPGIVDIETELGMQNGEGAGTGIVLGSDGIVLTNNHVVEGATKISATDLGNGQTYDATVLGFDRSEDMAVIKLTGASGLRTAPLGDSGKVAVGDAVVGVGNAGGRGTPTPASGAVTALDRSITASDDATGSAEQLTGLIQVAAKIEPGDSGGPLVDAAGQVIGMDTAASKGFRFDNGSGLGFAIPINKAVTVAKQIQAGQGSDRVHIGDTAFIGVSVSSIGSGALIRGVVQGGPADQLGLSARDVITGLDDHAITSASDLTATMDLHHPGDTVTLKWVDLTGQNQSARVQLGKGPVG